In Streptomyces sclerotialus, the DNA window AGTACACCGACACCGAGACCCCCGGCGTCTACTCCTGCCGGGCGTGCGGCGCCGAACTGTTCCGCTCGGACACGAAGTTCGCCAGCCACTGCGGCTGGCCGTCCTTCTACGACCCGAAGGACTCCGACGCCGTCGAGCTGATCGAGGACCGCTCCCACGGCATGGTCCGCACCGAGGTCCGCTGCTCCCGCTGCGGCTCCCACCTCGGCCACGTCTTCGAGGGCGAGGGCTACCCCACCCCCACGGACCAGCGCTACTGCATCAACTCGATCTCCCTGCGGCTGGCTCCGGACGAGGGCTGACCCCGGGACGGGGCCGGTGACACCAGGTATCCGGTGACACCCGGCACCGGTGACACGAGGTCTCAGTCCACCGTGCGCCTGAGCACCTTCCCCAGGTCGTACCGGACCGGCTCCTCCAGCTGGGCGTAGGTGCAGCTTTCCGGGGTGCGGTCCGGGCGCCAGCGGCGGAACTGGGCGGTGTGGCGGAAGCGCTGCCCGTTCTCCATGTGGTCGTACGCCACCTCCAGGACCCGCTCCGGGCGCAGCGGCACCCACGACAGGTCCTTCTTGCCGCTCCAGCGGCTGGGCGCGCCGGGCATCCGGGCCGACTCGTGCGCCTCCTCGTCCGCCCAGTCGGCCCAGGGGTGGCCCGCCGCCGACTCCATGCGCAGCGGCGCCAGCTCCGCCACCAGTTCCGCACGGCGCTTCGTGGAGAACGCGGCGCACACCCCGACGTGTTGCAGCGCGCCGGCCGCGTCGTACAGGCCCAGCAGCAGTGAGCCGACCACCGGGCCGCTCTTGTGGTACCGGAAGCCGGCCAGCACGCAGTCGGCCGTGCGCTCGTGCTTGATCTTGACCATGACCCGTTCGCCGGGCCGGTACGGCATGTCCAGCGGCTTGGCGAGCACGCCGTCCAGGCCGGCGCCCTCGTACTGCGTGAACCACTCAGCGGCGACGTCGCGGTCCGTGGTGGCGGGTGCGAGGTGCACGGGGGCCTCGGCGCCCCGCAGCGCTTCGGTCAGCCGGGCCCGCCGCTCCTTCTGGGGCGCGCGGAGCAGGTCCTCGTCGTCCAGCGCCAGCAGGTCGAACGCGACGAAGCCGGCCGGGGTGCGCTCGGCGAGCAGGTCGACCCGGGACTTGGCGGGGTGGATGCGCTCGGTGAGCGCGTCGAAGTCCAGCCGGTCGCCGCGTGCGATCACGATCTCGCCGTCGAGTACGCAGCGCGCGGGCAGGTTGGCGCGCAGCGCCTCGACCAGCTCGGGGAAGTAGCGGGTGAGGGTCTTGCCGGTACGGCTGCCGAGCTCGACCTCGTCGCCGTCCCGGTAGGCGATCGCCCGGAAGCCGTCCCATTTGGCCTCGTACTGCATGCCGGGCGGGATCTTCGCCGCCGGCTTCGCCAGCATCGGCTTCACGGGTGGCATCACCGGGAGATCCATGCCTCGATTGTGCGCGTACGTCCCTTACGTCGCCCGACGAGCGCGCCCGGCCGCGCGCCCTTACCGTGGCGCCCATGGGCGGTACGAAAGGTGCCGGACCGGCGAGCGGTGCTGAAGGTGCCGGATCGGCCCGTGGTGCCAAAGGTGCGGGCGGCGCGGCGGTGGAGATCGAGGCCGGCGGCCGTACCGTACGGCTGTCGCACCCGGACAAGGTCTACTTCCCGGAGCGCGGCTTCACCAAGCTCGACGTGGCGCGGTACTACCTCGCCGTCGGCGACGGCATCGCCCGTGCGCTGCACGACCGGCCGACGACCCTGGAGCGGTACCCGGACGGCGTCACCGGCGAGTCGTTCTTCCAGAAGCGCGCCCCGAAGAACAAGCCCGACTGGCTCCCGACAGCGCACATCACCTTCCCCAGCGGCCGGTCCGCCGACGAGATCTGTCCCACCGGGATCGCCGCCGTGATCTGGGCGGCGAACCTGGGCTGCCTCACCTTCCACCCGTGGCCGGTCCGCCGTGACCGGCCCGACCACCCCGACGAGCTGCGCATCGACCTCGACCCGCAGCCGGGCACCGACTACGAGGACGCCGTACGGGCGGCCCGGGAGCTGCACGGGCTCCTGGACGAGCTGGGGCTGCGCGGCTGGCCGAAGACCTCCGGCGGCCGCGGCCTGCACGTCTACGTGCCGATCGAGCCGCGCTGGACGTTCACCGAGGTACGGCGCGCCGCCATCGCCATCGGCCGCGAGCTGGCCCGCCGGATGCCGGACGAGGTGACCACGGCGTGGTGGAAGGAGGAGCGCGGCGCCCGCATCTTCGTCGACTACAACCAGATGGCGCGGGACCGCACCATCGCCTCCGCCTACTCGGTACGCCCGCGGCCGCAGGCCACCGTGTCCGCGCCGCTGCGCTGGGACGAACTGGACGACGCCCGGCCGGCCGACTTCGACCTCGCGACCATGCCGGCCCGGTACGCGGAACGGGGCGACGTGCACGCCGACATGGCCGATCACGCCTTCGGGCTCGAACGGGTCTTCGCACTCGCTGAGCGCGACACCGAACTCGGCGACCTGCCCTACCCGCCCGACCACCCGAAGGCGCCCGGCGAGCCCACCCGCGTCCAGCCGAGCCGCGCACGGCACTGAGGAGCGCGCTGAGGAGCGTGTGCCGGCCGGTGTTCCCGCGTCACACCCGACCGCCGCGCCGGATGCGGGTCGCCAGCCACAGGTCGAAGCGGTCGTCGGCGTCGTCGAGGCGGCGGCCGGTGAGGGCCATGGCCTTGTCGAGGCGGTTGCGGACGGTGTGCCGGTGGACGCCGAGGCGGCGGCTGGTGGTGTCCCAGGAGCCGCCGGACTCCAGCCAGGCGGCCAGCGTCGAGATCAGTTCCTCGCCGCTGTCCGCGAGGTCGAGGGGGCCGAGGACGGTGTCCGCGTAGCCGAGGAGGGTGCGCCGGTCGCCGAGCTCCAGGAGCAGCCGGCTGGCCTGACTCTCGCGGGCCTCGACCGGCTCGCCGGCGGCCCGGCTCAGGCCCAGCAGTCCGGTGGCCTGCCGCAGGGACGTCCGTACCGCCTCCGGGGCTGCCAGGGGGCCGAGGCCGGCCGGGCAGCCGGGTGCGAAGCGGCCGAGGACGTCGCGTACGTCCAGCTCCTCGCCGACCACGGCCTCGACCAGACCGCCGCCCTCGGTGACCCGTACGAGTCCGCCCGGTACGGCCAGGGCGAGGTCGGCGGCCGCTTCCTGGGCGGTCTCCCGGGGCGCTTCGACCACGACGCCACGGACGCGGTCGGCGGCCAGGCCCACCGAGGCGAGGATGTCCCGCGCGCGGCCCGCCGCCCGTTCCTGGCCGGCCTCCGGCTCGGCGAGCAGCTCGGCGAGCAGGGCGGAGCGCCGGCGCCGTTCCGGCTCGTCCATGAGGTGGCGCCGTTCGAGCTCCAGGGAGAGCAGGGAGATCAGGCCGGGCACGACGGCGCGGGCCGAGGCGTCGGGGCCGCCGCTCAGGAGGAGCAGCCCGCGCAGCCTACGGGCGCCGAGCGGCTGCACTTCCAGTTGCCGTCCGCCGGCCGTACTGGCGGCGCTGCCGCGCAGCCCCCGGGAGGCCACCCGGTCGATGAGGTCACGGGCGTCGTCCAGCAGGGGCTCGGCGTCCGGTCCGCCCGAGGCGAGGAGCCGGCCCAGGGGGTCCAGGACGGCGGCGCCGACCCCGGTGGCGGCCGTCCACTCCGCCAGCATCGGGCGCAGCCCGTTGTCCGTTGCCGCGGCGGTCAGCCGGCGCTGGGTGGCGAAGGCCCGCTGGAGCACCTGCCGCTCCTCATGGGCGCGCGCCTCGAAGACCGCCTTCGTGACGGCGATGAACGGCACCTCGTCCGGGACGGTGAGCAGCGGCAGCCCGGCCTCCTGCGCCGCGTCCACGAGGGGCTGCGGCGCCGCCTGGTACGGGAGCCCGTGCCCGAGACCGAGCGCGAGGGCCGCGGCGCCGCCGGCCGCCACGTCGGCGACGTACGCCCGGCAGTCCGCCGGTTCCATCGGGAGCAGCAGTCCGATGGTCATCAGCAGCTCGCCGCCCTGCAGCCACTCTCCGGGATGCAGCAGGTCGGAGACGGTGGCGGCCTCGATCGTGCGGTCCAGCAGCCCGGGCGCCGGGTCGCCGGTGACCGAGAGGTTCAGGTCGGCACGGGCGAGGAGGTCGGTGAGGTACAGCGGCATAGACATAGTGTCCACCACATAACTATCGGATGGACGATCGGGCGATCGAAGCGGCTCCGAACGGGCCCGTAGGTTCACACCACCGCGCTCAGCCGCAGGCCGCACCACCCCCGCCGGCCACCCACCGCCCCCAGTACGGCCTCCGAGCCGATCACCGCACCACCCGAGGAGGACCCATGGCCGCCCCCAGGGTCATCGAACAACGATCGATCGACTACGTGCCCGTGCGCGAGCGCCACGGCAAGGTCTGGCACCAGGGGCCGTTCTGGTTCACCGGGAACTTCGTGCTCACCACGATGGTCACCGGCTTCCTCGGCCCCGAACTGGGCCTGGGCCTGGGTATGTCCGTGCTGGCCGTCGTCCTCGGCGCCTGCTTCGGCACCTTCTTCATGGCATTCCACGCCAACCAGGGCCCCCGGATGGGCCTGCCGCAGATGATCCAGTCGCGGGCCCAGTTCGGCACCCGCGGCGCCATCGTGCCGTTCGCCGCCGTCGTCTTCGTGTACGTCGGCTTCAACGTCTTCAACGTGGTGCTGGCCACAGAGGGGCTGCAGACGGTCCTGCCCGGTGGCACCACCCTCTGGTACGCCCTGATCATCGCCGTCGCGATCGTCCTCGCGGTCGTCGGCCACGACCTGCTGCACCTCGTCCAGCGCTGGCTGACGTACGTACTGATCGCCGTCTTCGGCGTCCTCACCGTCGGAGCGATCGTCCAGCTCGACCCGGGTACCGCGCACGCCGCGGCCTCCGGAGGCGGCTCGACCTGGACCTCCTTCCTGGTCGTCTTCTCCGCCGCGGCCGGCTACCAGATCAGCTACGCGATCTACGTCTCCGACTACTCCCGCTACCTGCCGCGCGACGTCTCGGCCCGCAAGGTCATCTGGTGGACCTACGCCGGCGCGGCCGGCTCCGCCGTCTGGCTGATGTCGCTCGGCGCGCTGCTGTCCTCCGCGCTGCCCGAGCCGGGCGCGATCACCGGTATCCGCCAGGTCGGCAACGCCGTCCTGCCCGGCTTCGGCACCTTCGCCGTGGTGGTCTCCTCCGTCGCCCTGATCGGCATCACAGCCGTCAACGCGTACGGCGCGATGCTCACCACCACCAGCGCCGTGGACGCCTTCCGTACGGTCAAGCCGACCGTCCGGCTGCGGGTCGCCGGTATCACGGCGGTGGGCGTCGTGATCTTCACCGTCGCCATGCTGCTCCCGGAGAACTACCTGGAGAGCTTCAACACCTTCGTGCTGATGATGCTGTACTTCCTGGTGCCGTGGACCGCGGTCAACCTGGTGGACTTCTACTGCGTGCGGCGCGGCCACTACGCGGTCACCGCGATCTTCGACTCCCAGGGCGGCATCTACGGCCGCTGGTCCTGGCGCGGCATCGTCTCCTACGCCGTCGGCTTCGTCACGATGATCCCGTTCTTCGCCACGCACGCCTACGAAGGCCCGGCCGCCAAGGCGCTGGGCGGCGCCGACCTGTCCTTCGTACCCGGGCTGATCATCGGCGGCGGCCTGTACTACCTGCTCAACCGCAGCCTCGACCTGACCGCTGAGCAGGTCGCGGTCGAGGCGAGCGAGCGCGAGCTGGACGGCGAGCCGGAGGACCGCGAGTCGGCCGTCGCGCAGGGGGCCGTCAGCTCCTGAGCACCGCCACCGCGGCGGGCTCCAGCCGCAGCAGGCCGTCCGCGCCCCGTTCCGGGGGCGCAGGGCGGCCTGTGAGCGTCTGTACGCCCTCGCACGGCAGCGGGACCGCCGCGGTACGGGAAGGGTGCAGATTCACCGCGAGGTGCACGCTCCCGGGGCCTCGGGGCGTCAGCCGGTCCAGCCGCAGCCACCGGTCCTCCTCGTCGTACGCCACGCGCGTACGGGTCAGGTCCGGGTCCGTGAGGGCCGGGAGGTCGCGGCGGAGTGCGAGAAGCGTGCGGTACCAGTCGAGCAGCGCGCTGTGCGGCGCCCGCTCCGGTTCGCTCCAGTCCAGGCAGGACCGCTCCCGGGTGGCCGGGTCCTGCGGGTCGGGGATGTCCTCGGCCTGCCAGCCGTGCGCGGCGAACTCCCGGCGCCGCCCGTTGCGTACCGCCGCCGCCAGCTCCGGGTCGGTGTGGTCGGTGAAGAACTGCCAGGGCGTGCCCGCGCCCCACTCCTCCCCCATGAAGAGCATCGGCGTGTACGGGGCGCACAGCACGAGGGCCGCGGCGCACGCCTGGAGGGCGGGCGAGAGCTGCTCCGAGAGGCGGTCGCCGAGCGCGCGGTTACCGATCTGGTCGTGCGTCTGCGTGTAGCCGAGCAATCGGTGTGCGGGGGTGGCGCGTATGTCGAGCGGCGCGCCGTGCCTGCGCTCCCGGAAGCTGGAGTACGTATCGGCGTGGAAGAAGCCACTGGTCAGAGTGGTCGCCAGGGCCGCCATCGGGGCGCGCGCGAAGTCGGCGTAGTAGCCCTGGGACTCTCCCGTGAGCGCGGCGTGCAGGGCGTGGTGGAAGTCGTCGTTCCACTGGGCGTGCAGGCCGTGGCCCCCATACGGACGGGGCGCCGTGGTGCGCGGGTCGTTGAGGTCGGACTCGGCGATCAGGAACAGCGGCCGGCGCAGCTGCGTGCCGAGCGCGTCCACCGCCTCCGACAGCTCGGCGAGGAAGTGCCGCGCCCGGGTGTCGTGCAGCGCGTGCACGGCATCCAGGCGCAGCCCGTCGATGCGGTAGTCACGCAGCCAGGACAGGGCGCTGCCCAGGAAGTAGGCGCGCACCTCGTCGGAACCGGGGGCGTCGAGGTTGACGGCGGCGCCCCAGGGGGTGTGGTGGGTGTCGGTGAAGTACGGCCCGAAGGCGGGCAGATGGTTGCCGTACGGGCCGAGGTGGTTGTGCACGACGTCCAGGACGACGCCGAGCCCGTGGGCGTGCGCGGCGTCCACGAAGCGCTTCAGTCCGTCCGGGCCGCCGTACGGCTCGTGCACCGCCCAGGGCGCGATGCCTTCGTACCCCCACCCGTGGGTACCGGGGAACGGGCAGACCGGCATCAGTTCGAGGTGCGTGACGCCGAGGTCCTTCAGGTGCGGCAGCCGTTCGACCGCCGTGTCGAACGTGCCGCCGGGCGTGAACGTCCCGATGTGCAGCTCGTAGAGGACCGCGCCGGGCAGCCCGCGGCCCTGCCAGTCGTGCCGCCAGGCATACCGGGCGTGGTCCACGACAGCGGCGGGGCCGCCGGGGCCGTCCGGCAGCCGGGCGGCGCGCGGGTCGGGCAGCGGCCCGCCGCCGTCCAGCCGGAAGGCGTACCGGTCCCCGTGGCGGGCCGGTGCGTCCCCCTGCCACCAGCCCGTACGGGAGGGGCAGCGGGTCAGGGGGACGGTTACGGGGGCCGTGTGCCCACCCCCGTCGCCGCCCGTCCACTCCAGCTCGACCCGCCCGGCGTCCGGCGCCCACACCTCGAAGAGCACGACGGCCTCTCCCTCCTCGCCACGGCACGGCGGCACGCCCCCGGGACACCGATGCGTCCGCACGCCTACCTGTCGAAGAAAGCACGCTCCTGGGTGACGGGATACCCCGCCTTGGCGAATGCCGCCGCCATTGGGGTGTTGTGCTGGTCCGTGTCGGCGACGATCCGGTCCACGCCGAGCGAGGCCAGCTGGCGTGTGCAGTCGGCCAGCAGGTCGTAGGCGTAACCGTGGCCGCGTTGGCCGGGAACCACCCCGATGAAGCCCACGACGGGCGAGGTGTGGTTGCGCGCGGGGACGTGCAGGCCGACGAGCTCGCCCCCGGGCGTGTACGCCAGCCGCCACCACTCGCGCGGCGACGGGCACCAGTGGAAGAGCTCCAGCTCCTCGCGGGCGGCCTGCTCGATGCCGCCCTCGGCGATCGCCCGACGGGCGTGCGCGTCCAGTGAGCCCCGCTCCACCTCGCGGAGCACGTCCAGGATCACGTCGTCGTCCGGCTCCGGCCGGAAGACCAGCCGTCCCGGGGCCGCCGGCACGCCGCACCGCGGTGTCCAGGTGTACCGGAAGCGCTCGACCATCGGGCGCAGCCCGGCTGCCCGTACGGCGGCGGTGCGGGCTTCGGCGGCTGCCCGTACGGCGGGCTGCTCGCGCCACCCGGGTGGCAGCATCAGCGCGTACTCGGCCGACAGCGGCGCGGTACGCAGGATCTCCGTCGCGGCGGCCGCCTCGCCGGGCGCGAAGTCCAGCCGGTCCAGGGCGAGCGGGCGGATGTCGTCGGGGCCGGCCCACCACGCGGCGCGCGCCACGACGACGCCGTCGCGCAGCGCGACCCACGTCCAGTCGGGGCGGTACTCGCCGCCGGCCGCGCGCGTGGCGTAGGGACGGCCGAAGAGGTCGTGGCCCAGCAGCGGCGCTGTGGGGTCGTGCAGCGTGTGGAAGAGATGCGCGTCGCCTTCGGTGAGCGCGCGGATGACCAGGTCGGTCATGGGAGTCGGGTCCTCTCGGGAGGCACGCTCCCGACGGCCCGTCAGCGTATGGAGCGGGCGGCGCGGGAGCGCGCGAACAGGTCGATAGCCGTGCCGTACATGCCGTTCCGCCTCCTTCCGCTCGTGCTTCCGTGCTGTGCCGTGGACACTAACCGTTCCCCTGTGCGGAGCGCCAGGGAATTTCTTCGGAACTGATCGGGTCCGGATGCCGTCCTCCGAGGTGGAGGCCGGGTGTCGGACGGGCCTCGTCTGGACAGGAACACGGGCCGGGCCGGAGAATCATGAACATGTCATCGCTCGAATTCCCGGCAGTGCCGGCCCGGTTGTCGGATGCCGAGCGGGACCGCGCGCTGGAACTGCTGCGCGAGGGCGCGGCCGACGGACGGCTGTCCCAGGACACCTTCCTGCGCCGCCTGGAACTGGTGCTCAGCGCCCGCCACCGCAGCGAACTGGAGCGGGCGACCGGTGACTTGGCCACCCGCGGCCGCTTCGAGGCCGCCGTGCTGCGCGCGGTGGGCAAGGCGTCCGCCTTCCACCTCACGCTCCGCAGAGCCTGGCGCACGGAGCGCCTCCCCAAGCTCCTGCTGCCCGCCCCCGGGCCGTACCCCCTCCTGATCGGCCGCGCCCCGGGCGCGGGGCTGCGCCTGAACCACGACACGGTCTCCCGCTCGCACGCACAGCTCCGCGCCGCGGGGGACACCTGGCTGCTGCGCGACCTCGGCTCCATGAACGGCACCTACGTCAACGGCCGCCGCGTCCTCGGAGAGGTCGTCGTGCAGCCCGGCGACCACGTCACCTTCGGCAGCATGGCCTACGTGCTCACGGGGCCCTGAGCACGAGGAGCGCGACCGGCAGCCGGTCCAGGAGGGCGGCCAGCGGCACGGACGGGCCCTCGAAGTCCCGGCCCGTGAGCAGGTCGTGCCAGACCCCGGATGGCGCGTCCGGCAGCCGCAGGGCGGCCGCGTGCCAGCCGCCGGACTCCGCGAGACGCAGCGACAGCCGGGTGGCGACGGTCACCGCACGGTCGGCGCGGGCGAACGCCACGCAGTGGCCGTGCGGGTCTCCGGTGCTGCGCAGCGGCCGGTACGTGCCCTGCGGGCCGTACCACTCCGGATGCGCCCGGCGCAGCCGCAGCGCGGCGGCGGTCAGCCGCAGCTTCTCGGCGGAGAGGTCCGGGTACCCGTGCGGGTCACCGGCCGCGGCCCCGCCGCCGTCCACGTCGGCCAGGAACTCCGGGGAGAAGCGCGCCGGCGCCCGGTTGTCGGGGTCGACCAGCGCCGTGAACTCGCGCTCCGTGCCCTGGTAGAGGTCCGGCACGCCGGGCATCGTGAGGTGCAGCAGCGCCGCGCCGAGCACGTTGGCGCGTACGAAGGGGGCCAGCTCGTCGGCGAACGCGGCCAGTTCCGCCGCGGCACCGGGACTGCACGGCCCCGCCTCCAGGAAGTCCGTGACCGACTCCTCGTAGGCGGAGTCCTGCTCGGTCCAGGTGGTGTGCAGCCCGGCCTCCCGCACGGCCTTCAGGACGGCGGGCGCGAGCCGTCCGAAGGAGATGCCGTCGTGCCCGCACGACGAGGGGACGCCGGTGTCCGGCCCCGGAGAGGCCGCCGCGCCGGTGTCCGCCGCGGTCTCCGGGCGCGCCAGCCCGAAGGCCGTCTGCCAGGCCGTCCACGCCATCTGGGGGTCGGGCTCCGGGCTCTCCAGGGCGAGGGCCGTGCGGGTGTTCAGGCGGGACAGGACCTCACGCCAGCCTTCGGGGCACTCGCTCAGCGCCGCGATGCGGGCCCGGACGTCCGCGCTGCGCTTGGTGTCATGGGTGGACAGGACCGTCCCGGACGCCGGCCAGGCCTCCTGCAGGCGGGAGCAGAAGGCGTGGAACGCGTCCACGGTGACCGCCGGGCAGCCGGGATCGCCGCCGACCTCGCAGGCCGAGAGCAGCGGCGTGTACCGGTAGAAGGCGCGGTCCTCGACCGACTTGGCGTGCAGTGCCGAGGCGGTCTGCGCGAAGCGGGCGGCGAAGTCGGCGTGGTCCGCCGCCTCGTCGCCCTCGGAGCCGTCGCCCGGACGGCCCAGCGCGAGATCGCGTACCAGCGCGACGGAGCGGGCCTCCTCGGGTACCTCGAAGGACGCGGCGGCGCCCTCCGCCGCCGCGTCCAGCATCTCGGCGTCCCGCTCGGCGCACCACGGGTCCTGTGCGTACGGGCGGTACACGGGCAGCCGGACGAGCAGTTCGTGCAGCGCCTGGCGCAGGGCCCAGGGGGCGTGGTCGCCGTGGTGCGGCGCGCGCTCGCTGATGCGCGCGGCCGTACGCACCAAGCGGTCGATCTCGGCGGACAGTTCGTGGGTGACGACTTCGTAGGCGGCCTGCCGTACCGTTTCCTCCCAGTCGCCGCCCCGGTCCGCCAGGGGGGCCACGGTGTCGCGGTAGACCCCGTAGAGCAGGTCGGCGCCCTCCGGGCACACGAAGAGCCCGTCGATGTGGCGCAGCGCGTCGTAGCCCGTGGTGCCCGCGCACGCCCAGCTCCGCGGCAGCCGTTCGTCGCCGGTGAGGATCTTCTCCACGACCGTCCAGCGGCCGCCCGTGGCCTGCCGCAGCCGCGCCAGGTAGCCCGCGGGGTCCGCGAGCCCGTCCGGATGGTCGATGCGCAGCCCGTCGATCACGCCGTCCTCGACGAGCCGCAGCACCGTCGCGTGCGTCGCCCGGAAGACCTCTGGGTCCTCGACGCGGACCGCGATCAGCTCGGAGATGGTGAAGAAGCGCCGGTAGTTCAGCTCCGTGCGGGCCAGCCGCCACCAGGAGAGCCGGTACCACTGCGCATCGAGGAGCTGCGGGAGCGGCAGCCGCTCCGTACCGGGGCGGATGGGGAAGGCGTGTTCGTGGTAGCGCAGCACGTCCCCCTGGATGCGCATCCGGGGCAGCTCGTCGGCCAGCCGGCCGCCCAGTACGGGCATCAGCAGCCGCCCGCCGTGCCCGCCCTCCCAGTCGATGTCGAACCAGCGGGCGTACGGCGAGGCGGGACCGTCCCGCAGAACGGACCACAGCGGCCCGTTCAAGGAGACGGGGGCGGGCCGGGCCATGTGATTGGGCACCAGGTCCACCACGAGCCGCAGGCCGTGCGCGGCGGCGACCCGCGCCAGCGCGCGCAGCCCCTCCTCGCCGCCCAGTTCGGCGCGCACCACGGAGTGGTCCACCACGTCGTACCCATGCGCGGAACCGGGGACGGCGCCGAGCACGGGGGAGAGGTGCAGGTGCGAGACGCCCAGGTCGGCCAGGTACGGCACGGCCTTCTCGGCCGCGGCGAACGGGAAGCCGGGCTGGAGCTGCAACCGGTAGGTGGCGGTGGGCGGCGCGCTGAATTCGGGCGTCATGGGGACACACGTACCCGCGCGGTGCCTTGTTGCTTCATCCGATCGGGCGGGGTGTGCCCCGATTTTCGTTCGTACGTCCTGCCCATACTGGCCGGGGCGGCCGTGCCGATAGCGTCGGGCGATGACCGCTGTACTGGCCACCTACCGCACCGTGCTCGCGACGAGCGGCCCGGTGCTGCCCGCCGTCTCCTTCCTCGGCCGGCTGCCCACTGCCATGTGCCAGCTCGGCAGCGTCCTGCTGGTCGCCGAGACCAGCGGCAGCCTGGCGACGGCGGGCGTGGCGGGCGGCGCGCTGGCCGCCGGGCAGACCGTGGCCGGGCCGCTCATCGGCAGGCTCGCCGACCGGCGCGGCCAGCGTCCGGTGGTCCTGGCCGCCTGCTGGGCCAACGCCCTCGCCGTCACCGCCCTCGTACTCGCCGCGCTGTCCCACGTGGCCACGCTGCCGCTGGCCCTCCTGGCGCTGCTCGCCGGGCTCACCGTCCCCCAGGTGGGGCCGCTGGCCAGGACCCGGCTGGTCGCCCTGGTGCGGCGGGCCGGAGCGGACGAGCGCACGGTGAACGCCGCGCTCTCCTGGGAGGGCACCCTCGACGAGGTCTCCTTCGTGCTGGGTCCGGCGCTGGTGGGCGTGGCCGCGGCGGCCGCCCGTCCGGCCGCCGCGCTGGGACTGGCGGCGCTGCTCCTGGCCACGTGCGGTACGGCGTTCGCGCTGCACCCGACCTCGGGTGTGACGGCTCCGGGGACGCGGGAGGCGGACGCGTCCCCCGCGCGCGGGCACACCGCACGAGGTCCCTGGCGGCGGCGGTGCGCCGAGGCGCGAGAACGCCGCAGGGCGGCCCGGCGCGGCCGCCCCGGCATTCCGGGAGCCGTACACGCCCTGCGCGTCTCCATGGCCCTTCAGGGCGCCATGTTCGGCGCCTCGCAGGCCGGCATCACCGCACTGACCGAACGGCTCGGCGCCCCCGGCCACGCGGGCCTGGTCTACGCGGCGATGGGCGTGATGAGCGCCGTGGCCGGACTGTCGCTCGCCCTCGTACCGGCCCGGATCGGCCTGCCGACCCGCTGGCGGGCCGCCGCGGCGGGCCTGACCGTGCTCTCCGTACCGCTGCTGTTCGTCGGCTCCCTGGGGACGCTGTACGCGGTGGTCGTGGTCCTCGGCGCGGCCTTCGCGCCGCACCTCATCACGATCTTCGCGCTCACCGAACGGCTGGTGCCCGCCCGCCGGATGGCCGAATCGATGGCCTTCCTGACCAGCTCGGTCGTCGGCGGGCAGGCGCTCGCGCTGGCCCTCTCGGGGCGGCTGGCCGAGTCGTACGGCCCGGCCGCCGCCTTCGCCGTCGCGGTCGCCGCCGCCGTCCTCGTGCTGTGCCTGGCGCTGACCGTCCGCCTCCGTACCCGGCCGGGCGCCCCGGCGTACGCGGGAGCCCGGCCGGGCGGCGGCACGGACACGGCCTCCGGAGGCCAGGACGCGGCTCCGGCCGGCCAGGAAGTCAGGCCGGCCGCTGGAGCACCATCAGACTCCGCCCCACCAGGGTGAGCGTGTCGCCGGCGCGCACCTTGGGGCCGCCCTCGGCGACCGCCTTCGGGTCCGCGGTGTCGACCACGGCCTGCCACTGCCGCCC includes these proteins:
- a CDS encoding MFS transporter, whose protein sequence is MTAVLATYRTVLATSGPVLPAVSFLGRLPTAMCQLGSVLLVAETSGSLATAGVAGGALAAGQTVAGPLIGRLADRRGQRPVVLAACWANALAVTALVLAALSHVATLPLALLALLAGLTVPQVGPLARTRLVALVRRAGADERTVNAALSWEGTLDEVSFVLGPALVGVAAAAARPAAALGLAALLLATCGTAFALHPTSGVTAPGTREADASPARGHTARGPWRRRCAEARERRRAARRGRPGIPGAVHALRVSMALQGAMFGASQAGITALTERLGAPGHAGLVYAAMGVMSAVAGLSLALVPARIGLPTRWRAAAAGLTVLSVPLLFVGSLGTLYAVVVVLGAAFAPHLITIFALTERLVPARRMAESMAFLTSSVVGGQALALALSGRLAESYGPAAAFAVAVAAAVLVLCLALTVRLRTRPGAPAYAGARPGGGTDTASGGQDAAPAGQEVRPAAGAPSDSAPPG